The Burkholderiales bacterium genome includes a window with the following:
- a CDS encoding DUF2189 domain-containing protein: MSDEPSPGAEPDRGSKTAVTVRTVAATAPFRWLARGAADFRAHPLPSAFYGACFALMGWLVYETFEYATAYLSALVTGFFLAGPFLATGLYALSRRRERGEPPWLAPTLDAWRPNVGAIGVFALVLAVILLVWARASLVVFALFYTSGMPTVEGFLGQLAGVDNLEFLLAYACVGGFFATLVFAISVVSVPMMLDRDIDGVVAVLTSLRAFGANLPAMALWGAIIVVVIAAGFALVFVGLVVAAPLIGHATWHAYRDLVG, encoded by the coding sequence GTGAGCGACGAGCCCTCGCCCGGCGCGGAGCCCGACCGGGGGTCGAAGACCGCCGTGACGGTGCGCACGGTCGCCGCGACCGCGCCGTTCCGCTGGCTCGCGCGCGGCGCCGCCGACTTCCGCGCGCATCCGCTGCCGAGCGCGTTCTACGGCGCCTGCTTCGCGCTGATGGGCTGGCTCGTCTACGAGACCTTCGAGTACGCGACCGCGTACCTCTCGGCGCTCGTGACCGGCTTCTTCCTGGCCGGGCCGTTCCTCGCGACCGGCCTGTACGCGCTGTCGCGCCGGCGCGAACGCGGCGAGCCTCCGTGGCTCGCCCCGACGCTCGACGCGTGGCGGCCGAACGTGGGCGCCATCGGCGTGTTCGCGCTCGTGCTCGCCGTGATCCTGCTCGTGTGGGCGCGCGCCTCGCTCGTCGTGTTCGCGCTGTTCTACACGAGCGGCATGCCGACGGTCGAGGGCTTCCTCGGGCAGCTCGCGGGCGTCGACAACCTCGAGTTCCTGCTCGCCTACGCCTGCGTCGGCGGGTTCTTCGCGACGCTGGTGTTCGCGATAAGCGTGGTGTCGGTGCCGATGATGCTCGACCGCGACATCGACGGCGTCGTCGCCGTACTCACCAGCCTGCGCGCGTTCGGCGCGAATCTGCCGGCGATGGCGCTTTGGGGCGCGATCATCGTCGTGGTGATCGCCGCGGGCTTCGCGCTCGTGTTCGTCGGGCTCGTCGTCGCCGCGCCGCTGATCGGCCACGCGACCTGGCACGCGTACCGGGACCTCGTCGGCTGA
- a CDS encoding thioredoxin family protein, which produces MATLESPASALGSIAPPFDLPGVDGGRHTLESVRGPNGLVVLFLCNHCPYVKAVIDKIPRDLRELAELGVGGVAIMSNDVTAFPEDSFENMRAVAARHGFGFPYLYDESQDVARAYGAVCTPDLFGYDRDLRLVYRGRLDDSGRHPREGNRRDLVEAMKAVVRGEGAPALQPVAIGCSIKWRD; this is translated from the coding sequence ATGGCAACCCTCGAAAGCCCCGCGAGCGCGCTCGGTTCCATCGCACCGCCATTCGATCTTCCCGGCGTCGACGGAGGGCGGCACACGCTCGAGAGCGTGCGCGGCCCCAACGGCCTCGTCGTGCTGTTCCTCTGCAACCACTGCCCCTACGTCAAGGCGGTGATCGACAAGATCCCGCGCGATCTCCGCGAGCTTGCCGAACTGGGTGTCGGGGGCGTCGCGATCATGAGCAACGACGTCACGGCGTTTCCCGAGGACTCGTTCGAGAACATGCGCGCGGTCGCCGCGCGCCACGGCTTCGGCTTCCCCTACCTCTACGACGAGTCGCAGGACGTCGCCCGCGCCTACGGCGCCGTGTGCACGCCGGACCTCTTCGGCTACGACCGCGACCTCCGGCTCGTCTACCGCGGGCGGCTCGACGACTCGGGGCGCCATCCGCGCGAGGGCAACCGGCGCGACCTGGTCGAAGCGATGAAGGCCGTGGTCCGGGGCGAAGGCGCCCCCGCCCTCCAGCCGGTCGCGATCGGATGCTCGATCAAGTGGCGCGACTGA
- a CDS encoding 16S rRNA (uracil(1498)-N(3))-methyltransferase, with translation MTPRLYLDPALGALSEGAEIVLPAGAAHHALRVLRLRAGDAVTLFDGTGGEWRAAIASALRREASVRVAEHRAIERESPLAIRLALAVLATDAMDYAVRKAVELGAAAIEPVVAARSQGASRSNRGEHWRRIVLAACEQCGRNRIPPIEAPRPLDDWLAARGRATPGVVLVPEANVSLATIAPAGVLDLLVGPEGGFDAREVDAALRSGLRAAALGPRVLKAETACVAALSVLQAGSGDLR, from the coding sequence GTGACCCCGAGACTTTACCTCGATCCCGCCCTCGGCGCGCTCTCGGAAGGCGCGGAGATCGTCCTCCCGGCGGGCGCGGCGCACCACGCCCTGCGCGTGCTGCGGCTCCGCGCGGGCGACGCGGTCACGCTGTTCGACGGAACCGGCGGCGAGTGGCGCGCCGCGATCGCATCGGCGCTTCGGCGGGAAGCGAGCGTGCGCGTGGCGGAGCACCGCGCGATCGAGCGCGAGTCGCCGCTCGCGATCCGGCTCGCGCTCGCCGTGCTCGCGACCGACGCGATGGACTACGCGGTGCGCAAGGCGGTCGAACTCGGCGCCGCGGCGATCGAGCCGGTCGTCGCCGCGCGCTCGCAGGGAGCCTCGCGCTCGAACCGCGGCGAGCACTGGCGGCGCATCGTCCTCGCCGCCTGCGAACAGTGCGGCCGCAACCGGATACCGCCGATCGAGGCGCCGCGGCCGCTCGACGACTGGCTGGCCGCGCGGGGTCGCGCGACGCCGGGCGTCGTCCTCGTGCCGGAGGCGAACGTTTCGCTCGCTACGATCGCCCCCGCAGGCGTTCTCGATCTCCTCGTGGGGCCCGAAGGAGGATTCGATGCGCGCGAGGTCGACGCCGCGCTCCGCTCGGGCCTGCGCGCGGCCGCGCTCGGACCGCGCGTCCTCAAGGCCGAGACGGCATGCGTCGCGGCGCTCTCGGTGCTGCAGGCGGGCAGTGGCGACCTGCGCTGA
- a CDS encoding 2-C-methyl-D-erythritol 4-phosphate cytidylyltransferase, with amino-acid sequence MVRIFALVPAAGNGARFGGGKPKQYATIEDKPILQHAIERLAAALPIARTYVALSPHDAWFAQDVTVGAGVVALRCGGATRAESVAHALERIEDIRNDDWVLVHDAVRPCIDAESLQRLVREIGEDEVGGLLAVPSAATLKRADGEGRCLRTESREGIWHAQTPQMFRYAVLREALSRPDASKVTDEAQAVEALGLRPRLVEGSRTNVKVTFADDLVLAKAIFIAQRERGSA; translated from the coding sequence GTGGTCCGGATCTTCGCGCTCGTCCCCGCGGCGGGCAACGGAGCGCGCTTCGGAGGCGGCAAGCCCAAGCAGTACGCGACGATCGAGGACAAGCCGATCCTCCAGCACGCGATCGAGCGCCTCGCCGCCGCGCTGCCGATCGCGCGCACCTACGTCGCGCTCTCGCCCCACGATGCCTGGTTCGCCCAGGACGTGACCGTCGGCGCCGGCGTCGTCGCGCTGCGCTGCGGCGGCGCCACGCGCGCGGAGAGCGTCGCGCACGCGCTCGAGCGCATCGAGGACATCCGCAACGACGACTGGGTCCTCGTGCACGACGCGGTGCGGCCGTGCATCGACGCCGAATCGCTGCAGCGCCTGGTGCGCGAGATCGGAGAGGACGAGGTCGGCGGGCTCCTCGCCGTGCCTTCCGCCGCGACGCTCAAGCGCGCCGACGGCGAAGGGCGTTGCCTGCGCACCGAGTCGCGCGAGGGCATCTGGCACGCGCAGACGCCGCAGATGTTCCGCTACGCGGTGCTGCGCGAGGCGCTGTCGCGGCCGGACGCCTCGAAGGTCACCGACGAGGCGCAGGCGGTCGAGGCCCTGGGCTTGCGCCCGCGCCTCGTCGAGGGCAGCCGCACCAACGTGAAGGTCACGTTCGCCGACGACCTCGTGCTCGCGAAGGCGATCTTCATCGCGCAGCGCGAGCGCGGTTCCGCCTGA
- the ispG gene encoding flavodoxin-dependent (E)-4-hydroxy-3-methylbut-2-enyl-diphosphate synthase: MTGSRRLDPGFPGSRCRRPTLPLSERAPPPPVPRSSQLTGPISRSPIARRRTRIARVGGIPIGGGHPIVVQSMTNTETTNVAVTVAQVKALAEAGSELVRIAVNTPEAAAAVPAIYERLEAQGCHVPLIGDFHFNGHKLLSNYPECAQALAKYRINPGNVGKGSRHDPQFAVMVERAIDYGKPVRIGVNWGSLDQDLLASLMDENARSPTPLDAAHVLREALVVSALRSAQFAEALGLPGDRIVLACKVSNVQDLIAVYTELAARCDYPLHLGLTEAGMGSKGIVASTAALAVLLQQGIGDTIRISLTPEVDGVRTREVIVAQEILQTMGLRSFTPMVSACPGCGRTSSHYFQTLADRIQRWLREQMPVWKTQYPGVEKMSVAVMGCVVNGPGESKMANIGISLPGSGESPVAPVFVDGHKTVTLKGERIAEEFAEVILDYVRATYGGQTPAAHLLPRKKTIPIRSE, translated from the coding sequence ATGACGGGTTCCCGTCGGCTGGACCCGGGTTTCCCCGGGTCCCGGTGTCGGCGCCCCACGCTCCCGTTATCCGAACGCGCTCCGCCGCCACCCGTTCCGAGGTCAAGCCAATTGACGGGCCCCATCAGCCGCTCCCCGATCGCCCGACGTCGCACCCGGATCGCCCGCGTGGGAGGCATTCCCATCGGCGGCGGCCATCCGATCGTCGTGCAGTCGATGACCAACACCGAGACGACGAACGTCGCGGTGACGGTCGCGCAGGTGAAGGCGCTGGCGGAGGCGGGCTCCGAGCTGGTGCGCATCGCCGTGAACACGCCGGAGGCCGCGGCCGCGGTGCCGGCGATCTACGAGCGGCTCGAGGCGCAGGGCTGCCACGTCCCGCTGATCGGCGACTTCCACTTCAACGGCCACAAGCTCCTGTCGAACTATCCGGAATGCGCCCAGGCGCTCGCGAAGTACCGGATCAATCCGGGCAACGTCGGCAAAGGCAGCCGGCACGACCCGCAGTTCGCGGTGATGGTCGAGCGCGCGATCGACTACGGGAAGCCGGTGCGCATCGGCGTCAACTGGGGCAGCCTCGACCAGGACCTGCTGGCGAGCCTGATGGACGAGAACGCGCGCTCGCCGACGCCCCTCGACGCCGCGCACGTGCTGCGCGAGGCGCTCGTGGTCTCGGCGCTGCGCAGCGCGCAGTTCGCGGAAGCGCTGGGACTCCCCGGCGATCGCATCGTGCTCGCCTGCAAGGTGTCGAACGTGCAGGACCTGATCGCCGTCTACACCGAACTCGCCGCGCGCTGCGACTATCCGCTGCACCTCGGCCTCACCGAGGCAGGCATGGGCAGCAAGGGCATCGTCGCCTCGACGGCGGCGCTCGCCGTGCTGCTGCAGCAAGGCATCGGCGACACGATCCGCATCTCGCTCACCCCGGAGGTCGACGGCGTCCGCACGCGCGAGGTGATCGTCGCGCAGGAGATCCTGCAGACGATGGGCCTGCGCTCGTTCACGCCGATGGTGAGCGCGTGCCCCGGCTGCGGGCGCACGTCGAGCCACTATTTCCAGACGCTGGCCGACCGGATCCAGCGCTGGCTGCGTGAACAGATGCCGGTCTGGAAGACCCAGTACCCGGGCGTCGAGAAGATGTCGGTCGCGGTGATGGGCTGCGTGGTCAACGGCCCGGGCGAATCGAAGATGGCCAACATCGGCATCAGCCTGCCGGGCAGCGGCGAGTCGCCGGTCGCCCCGGTGTTCGTCGACGGGCACAAGACGGTGACGCTCAAGGGCGAGCGCATCGCCGAGGAGTTCGCCGAGGTCATCCTCGACTACGTGCGGGCGACCTACGGCGGGCAGACGCCCGCGGCGCACCTCCTGCCCAGGAAGAAGACGATCCCGATCCGCTCGGAGTAG
- a CDS encoding 5'/3'-nucleotidase SurE, producing the protein MRVLVCNDDGVDAPGIARAAAAARTLADDVWIVAPEVKWTAASHRVSFDRDLVLTRRAPRTWSCSGTPADCVVAAMSAIEGGLAPDLVVAGINDKRNVGEDLAYSGTLAIAREATMRGVPAIALSRDDWPADASADEAEVGTLLRLLWSERATWLAPGAWLSVNLPARLPAPLRQATLARDKIASAADVTERTHERIVFRLRRGRPGGAREGDENALLALGAVVVVRHRWDAAAPLPEALVGAWSATFASGAAPPGLEAPGEST; encoded by the coding sequence ATGCGCGTCCTCGTCTGCAACGACGATGGCGTCGACGCTCCGGGGATCGCGCGCGCCGCGGCCGCGGCGCGCACGCTGGCCGACGACGTCTGGATCGTCGCGCCGGAGGTGAAGTGGACCGCGGCGAGCCATCGCGTTTCGTTCGACCGCGACCTCGTGCTGACGCGCCGCGCGCCGCGGACCTGGTCGTGCTCGGGAACGCCCGCGGATTGCGTCGTCGCGGCGATGTCCGCGATCGAAGGCGGCCTCGCCCCCGACCTCGTGGTCGCCGGCATCAACGACAAGCGCAACGTCGGCGAGGATCTCGCCTATTCGGGCACGCTCGCGATCGCGCGCGAGGCGACGATGCGCGGCGTGCCGGCGATCGCGCTGTCGCGCGACGATTGGCCCGCCGACGCGAGCGCCGACGAAGCAGAGGTCGGGACACTTCTCCGCCTCCTGTGGTCGGAACGTGCCACCTGGCTCGCTCCGGGCGCGTGGCTCTCGGTCAACCTGCCCGCGCGGCTTCCCGCCCCCCTCCGGCAGGCGACGCTCGCCCGCGACAAGATCGCCTCCGCCGCGGACGTCACCGAGCGCACGCACGAGCGGATCGTGTTCCGCCTGCGCCGCGGGCGGCCGGGCGGTGCCCGCGAAGGGGACGAGAACGCGCTCCTCGCGCTCGGCGCCGTCGTCGTGGTACGCCACCGATGGGACGCGGCGGCGCCGCTGCCGGAGGCGCTCGTCGGAGCGTGGTCCGCGACGTTCGCGTCGGGTGCGGCTCCCCCGGGTTTGGAAGCCCCGGGCGAATCGACGTAG
- a CDS encoding MBL fold metallo-hydrolase, with product MRLALHGGFGEKGRTSLGVDARGGRVLLDAGVMTSARGTPDYWPAIPPEALRALDAIVVTHAHEDHAGALGWCLANGFAGRILMSGAARAGCEDIVAAYDSPDAARKLRAARIEELPVGADAAEVGALRLSTGRSGHISGGLWCLVDDGSTRLLYCGDVVPASPVFAMDPLPDGDALILDASYGDDATSAPARAAEIAGWVRAHPQGSILPTPLFGRSLELFALLREHLALAPGMREALAAQIDAAEWLARGVADRLRSALARTPSCGTNEPLPRAAILCDDGMGMSGPSRELLEVAARNGHPVLLTGHVPDASPAHRLLESGAAQWIRLPTHPTLAQNLAIAAASRARLVLGHSCERDALARLARHLPRLDADAMTGAVLELD from the coding sequence ATGCGGCTCGCGCTGCACGGCGGGTTCGGCGAGAAGGGACGCACGTCGCTCGGCGTCGACGCGCGCGGCGGTCGCGTGCTGCTCGACGCCGGCGTCATGACCAGCGCGCGCGGCACGCCGGACTACTGGCCCGCGATCCCGCCCGAGGCCTTGCGCGCGCTCGACGCGATCGTCGTCACGCATGCGCACGAGGACCACGCGGGCGCGCTCGGCTGGTGCCTCGCCAACGGCTTCGCGGGCCGCATCCTGATGAGCGGGGCGGCGCGCGCCGGGTGCGAGGACATCGTCGCCGCCTACGACAGCCCGGACGCCGCGCGGAAACTGCGCGCGGCGAGGATCGAGGAGCTCCCGGTCGGAGCCGACGCCGCGGAGGTCGGCGCGCTGCGTCTGTCGACCGGACGCTCGGGCCACATCAGCGGCGGCCTCTGGTGCCTCGTCGACGACGGGAGCACGCGGCTCCTCTATTGCGGCGACGTGGTCCCGGCGAGCCCGGTCTTCGCGATGGATCCGCTGCCCGACGGCGATGCGCTGATCCTCGACGCCTCCTACGGCGACGACGCGACGAGCGCGCCCGCGCGGGCCGCGGAGATCGCGGGATGGGTGCGCGCGCATCCGCAGGGATCGATCCTCCCGACGCCGCTCTTCGGCCGCTCGCTCGAGCTCTTCGCGCTGCTGCGCGAGCACCTGGCGCTCGCTCCCGGGATGCGCGAGGCGCTCGCCGCGCAGATCGACGCGGCCGAGTGGCTCGCCCGGGGAGTCGCCGACCGGCTGCGGAGCGCGCTTGCACGGACGCCGTCGTGCGGCACGAACGAACCGCTGCCGCGTGCCGCGATACTCTGCGACGATGGCATGGGCATGAGCGGTCCTTCGCGCGAACTGCTCGAGGTCGCGGCGCGCAACGGCCACCCGGTGCTCCTCACCGGCCACGTGCCCGACGCGAGCCCCGCGCATCGATTGCTCGAATCGGGAGCGGCGCAGTGGATCCGCCTGCCCACCCACCCGACGCTCGCGCAGAACCTCGCGATCGCCGCGGCGTCGCGCGCGCGCCTCGTGCTCGGCCACTCGTGCGAGCGCGACGCGCTCGCGCGTCTCGCGCGCCATCTCCCGCGCCTCGACGCCGATGCGATGACCGGCGCCGTGCTCGAGCTCGACTGA
- a CDS encoding ABC transporter ATP-binding protein, with protein MARLTVERLTKSFGTTRVLDDVTLAVNDGELVAILGPSGCGKTTLLRQVAGFDKPDAGRILIGEAEVSGPGGHLPPERRRIGIVFQSYALWPHMSVAGNVAYGLAVAGVREPERTRRVKAALALVGLEGFDDRPPAMLSGGQRQRVALARCLVTEPSLVLLDEPLANLDVHLRATMEREFARFHERTGTTMLYITHDQAEAMALANRIAVMDRGRVLQFATPSELYRSPCDETVARFVGEGMVVPVEVREAAAGACAATLYGTTLRLRCAPTQRAGAAKACLRAESLRVTTDPARGFPALVRTVTYEGGRFRVEAEVQGAGEMLHFHAIEPCALAPGASIRLEADDGWVIAARDG; from the coding sequence ATGGCAAGACTGACCGTCGAACGGCTGACCAAGTCGTTCGGAACCACGCGCGTCCTCGACGACGTGACGCTCGCGGTGAACGACGGCGAACTCGTCGCGATCCTCGGTCCGTCGGGCTGCGGCAAGACGACGCTGCTGCGCCAGGTCGCGGGCTTCGACAAGCCCGATGCCGGCCGCATCCTGATCGGCGAGGCGGAGGTCTCCGGCCCCGGCGGCCACCTGCCGCCCGAGCGCCGGCGCATCGGCATCGTGTTCCAGTCCTACGCGCTGTGGCCGCACATGAGCGTCGCCGGGAACGTCGCCTACGGCCTCGCGGTCGCCGGCGTCCGCGAGCCGGAGCGGACGCGCCGCGTGAAGGCCGCGCTCGCGCTGGTCGGCCTCGAAGGCTTCGACGATCGCCCTCCCGCGATGCTGTCGGGCGGCCAGCGCCAGCGCGTCGCGCTCGCGCGCTGCCTCGTCACCGAGCCCTCGCTCGTGCTCCTCGACGAGCCGCTCGCGAACCTCGACGTCCACCTCCGCGCGACGATGGAGCGCGAGTTCGCGCGCTTCCACGAGCGGACCGGCACCACGATGCTCTACATCACGCACGACCAGGCGGAGGCGATGGCGCTCGCGAACCGGATCGCGGTGATGGATCGCGGCCGCGTGCTCCAGTTCGCGACGCCCTCCGAGCTCTACCGTTCTCCCTGCGACGAAACGGTCGCGCGCTTCGTCGGCGAGGGCATGGTCGTTCCGGTCGAGGTACGCGAGGCCGCGGCGGGCGCCTGCGCGGCGACCCTCTACGGCACGACTCTGCGCCTTCGTTGCGCCCCGACGCAACGCGCGGGCGCGGCGAAGGCGTGCCTGCGTGCCGAGAGCCTGCGCGTCACGACCGATCCCGCGCGGGGCTTCCCTGCGCTCGTGCGGACGGTCACCTACGAAGGCGGGCGCTTCCGCGTGGAGGCCGAAGTCCAGGGCGCGGGCGAGATGCTCCACTTCCACGCGATCGAGCCGTGCGCGCTCGCCCCGGGCGCGTCCATCCGTCTCGAGGCGGACGACGGCTGGGTCATCGCGGCGCGTGACGGCTGA
- a CDS encoding iron ABC transporter permease, with protein MTERAGARERGEQVALLWALSAVVFVLSALPLARLLFEGIAPRGSLSPDTLARVLSDPTTWTATAHSLVTALGGTALAVLVGTVAALAVSLTDVRCRSAFVFCFVAPLLLAPQVVALAWLQLFGPSSTLLKVVGLAPPLGQRNPLYSAGGIMLVLGVQYAPLVFLTLRAGLRTLPQELIEAGLAGGARPLGVLRTIVLPLMTPPLLAGIALCFVSCLGNFGIPALLGIPGNYLVLPTLIYQRLAGLGPDALSDVAVLSALIGAIALAGILAQDTLLRRRDFRTTTSTAMARAFELGRLRLPAELALWALAGFVLVAPLVALVLTSLVPALGVPLTAGSATLDNFRFVLFEHAATRRAFVNSFSLSMSAAVLIAVVAIPLAYFLVWQKSPALRVLGFLTEIPYALPGVVLAIAAILVFLKPLPIVGLSLYNTIWIIFFCYLGRFLALGLRPVASGYHHLDRTLEEAAQITGARFLRRLRTVIAPLVAPTAAAGALLIFLTAFNELTVSALLWSTGAETLGVVFFSFQQGGDSTYASALGTLTILLSFTLMLSTLLFARRLPRGVLPWQD; from the coding sequence ATGACGGAGCGAGCGGGCGCGCGCGAGCGGGGCGAGCAGGTCGCGCTGCTCTGGGCGCTCTCGGCCGTCGTCTTCGTCCTCTCCGCGCTGCCCCTCGCGCGCCTGCTCTTCGAGGGCATCGCGCCGAGGGGCAGCCTCTCGCCCGACACGCTCGCGCGCGTCCTCTCCGATCCGACGACCTGGACCGCGACCGCGCACAGCCTCGTCACCGCGCTCGGCGGCACCGCGCTCGCGGTGCTGGTCGGGACCGTGGCGGCGCTCGCCGTCTCGCTGACCGACGTCCGGTGCCGCAGCGCGTTCGTCTTCTGCTTCGTGGCGCCGCTGCTCCTCGCGCCGCAGGTCGTGGCGCTCGCCTGGCTGCAGCTCTTCGGCCCCTCGAGCACGCTGCTCAAGGTCGTCGGGCTCGCACCGCCGCTCGGCCAGCGCAATCCGCTCTACTCGGCGGGCGGGATCATGCTGGTCCTGGGCGTGCAGTACGCGCCGCTCGTGTTCCTCACGCTCCGCGCCGGCCTGCGGACGCTGCCCCAGGAACTGATCGAGGCCGGGCTCGCGGGCGGCGCTCGTCCGCTCGGCGTGCTGCGCACGATCGTGCTGCCGCTGATGACGCCGCCGCTCCTCGCGGGCATCGCGCTCTGCTTCGTCTCCTGCCTCGGCAACTTCGGCATCCCGGCGCTCCTCGGCATTCCCGGCAACTACCTGGTGCTGCCGACGCTCATCTACCAGCGGCTCGCCGGGCTCGGGCCCGACGCGCTCTCGGACGTCGCGGTCCTCTCGGCCCTGATCGGCGCGATCGCGCTCGCCGGCATCCTGGCGCAGGACACGCTCCTGCGCCGCCGCGATTTCCGCACGACCACGTCGACCGCCATGGCGCGCGCGTTCGAACTCGGACGCTTGCGGCTGCCGGCCGAGCTGGCGCTCTGGGCGCTCGCTGGCTTCGTGCTGGTCGCCCCGCTCGTCGCGCTGGTGCTGACCTCGCTCGTTCCCGCGCTCGGCGTGCCGCTCACCGCCGGTTCCGCGACGCTCGACAATTTCCGCTTCGTGCTGTTCGAGCACGCGGCCACGCGCCGCGCCTTCGTGAACAGCTTCAGCCTGTCGATGAGCGCGGCCGTGCTGATCGCGGTGGTGGCGATCCCGCTCGCCTACTTCCTCGTCTGGCAGAAGAGCCCGGCGCTGCGGGTGCTCGGATTCCTCACCGAGATTCCCTACGCGCTGCCCGGCGTCGTGCTGGCGATCGCCGCGATCCTCGTGTTCCTGAAGCCGCTGCCGATCGTCGGCCTCTCGCTCTACAACACGATCTGGATCATCTTCTTCTGCTACCTCGGCCGCTTCCTCGCGCTGGGCCTGCGGCCGGTGGCGAGCGGCTACCACCACCTCGACCGCACGCTCGAGGAGGCGGCGCAGATCACCGGCGCGCGCTTCCTCCGGCGACTGCGGACGGTCATCGCGCCGCTCGTCGCGCCGACCGCCGCCGCGGGAGCACTGCTCATCTTCCTCACCGCGTTCAACGAACTCACCGTCTCCGCGCTCCTGTGGTCGACCGGCGCGGAGACGCTCGGCGTCGTGTTCTTCTCGTTCCAGCAGGGCGGAGACTCGACCTACGCGTCCGCGCTCGGGACGCTCACGATCCTCCTGAGCTTCACGCTCATGCTCTCGACGCTCCTCTTCGCGCGCAGGCTGCCGCGCGGCGTGCTGCCATGGCAAGACTGA
- a CDS encoding ABC transporter substrate-binding protein translates to MTMVSRRTVLAFATLAATLAFGGAQAQAPSGKLVLYTSQPERDATRTVEAFRKVHPQVEVDVFRSGTTEVMGKLAAEFAAGAPRPDVLLLADAATMETLKKDGRLLAYPQAKVDGIDPGVIDADRTYFGSKLITTGIAVNTAAKSRPASWADLAKPEYKGQIAMPSPLYSGAAAIMLGTMTERSDLGWSFFEKLKAADAVAVRGNGAVLNAVANGEKSYGVLVDFMAFNAKAKGSPIDFVFPTEGNPAVTEPVAILKTTHNAAAARAFVDFILSDEGQKLAASMGYIPARTSVGMPSWYPAGVTIKLMPTNIAEVARDNSENLKRFAQIFGK, encoded by the coding sequence ATGACGATGGTTTCGCGCCGCACTGTTCTCGCCTTCGCGACCCTCGCCGCGACGCTCGCCTTCGGCGGCGCGCAGGCGCAGGCGCCGTCGGGCAAGCTCGTCCTGTACACGTCGCAGCCGGAGCGCGACGCCACCCGGACGGTGGAGGCGTTCCGCAAGGTCCACCCGCAGGTCGAGGTCGACGTGTTCCGCTCGGGCACGACCGAGGTGATGGGCAAGCTCGCCGCGGAGTTCGCCGCGGGCGCGCCCCGGCCCGACGTGCTGCTGCTCGCCGACGCCGCGACGATGGAGACGCTCAAGAAGGACGGCCGCCTCCTCGCCTATCCGCAGGCGAAGGTCGACGGCATCGACCCGGGCGTGATCGACGCCGATCGCACCTACTTCGGATCCAAGCTCATCACCACCGGCATCGCGGTCAACACCGCGGCGAAGAGCCGGCCCGCCTCGTGGGCGGACCTCGCGAAGCCCGAGTACAAGGGCCAGATCGCGATGCCGAGCCCGCTTTATTCCGGCGCGGCGGCGATCATGCTCGGCACGATGACCGAGCGGTCGGACCTGGGCTGGTCGTTCTTCGAGAAGCTCAAGGCCGCCGACGCGGTCGCGGTGCGCGGCAACGGCGCCGTGCTGAACGCGGTTGCCAACGGCGAGAAGTCCTACGGCGTGCTCGTCGACTTCATGGCGTTCAACGCGAAGGCCAAGGGCTCGCCGATCGACTTCGTGTTCCCGACCGAGGGCAATCCGGCGGTGACCGAGCCGGTGGCGATCCTGAAGACGACGCACAACGCCGCCGCCGCGCGCGCGTTCGTCGACTTCATCCTGTCCGACGAGGGCCAGAAGCTCGCGGCTTCGATGGGCTACATCCCGGCGCGCACGAGCGTCGGCATGCCGTCCTGGTATCCGGCCGGCGTCACGATCAAGCTGATGCCCACGAACATCGCCGAGGTCGCGCGGGACAACAGCGAGAATCTCAAGCGTTTCGCGCAGATCTTCGGCAAGTAG
- a CDS encoding biotin/lipoyl-binding protein, translating into MAAVEVILPKVDMDMESGTIAKWLVEEGQRVREGDILFEMETGKSVMEVEAPASGIIRNLAPVDGRELPVGTQVAFIDP; encoded by the coding sequence ATGGCGGCGGTCGAGGTGATCCTTCCGAAGGTGGACATGGACATGGAATCGGGCACGATCGCGAAGTGGCTGGTCGAAGAGGGCCAGCGGGTCCGCGAAGGCGATATCCTGTTCGAGATGGAGACCGGCAAGTCGGTGATGGAGGTCGAGGCGCCGGCTTCGGGCATCATCCGGAACCTCGCTCCGGTCGACGGGCGCGAGTTGCCGGTCGGCACGCAGGTGGCCTTCATCGATCCCTGA